Proteins encoded together in one Aeromonas encheleia window:
- the hycI gene encoding hydrogenase maturation peptidase HycI, whose translation MGCNLVLTVGNAMMGDDGAGPYLAEKLQAAPLPGWIHIDGGIAPENRVHQVRELKPDRVLLVDAAELGEKAGTLKVIPPDTIADMFIFSTHNMPLNFLIDELKRFVPEVIFVGVQPAIVAFSFPMTGMVSGAMDYLHQHLDTAKDTKLLIRQLAQWNKVNDAAL comes from the coding sequence ATGGGCTGCAATCTCGTGTTGACCGTGGGCAATGCCATGATGGGTGACGATGGCGCCGGCCCCTATCTGGCCGAAAAGCTGCAGGCCGCCCCCCTGCCCGGCTGGATCCACATCGACGGCGGCATAGCGCCGGAGAACAGGGTGCACCAGGTGCGGGAGCTGAAACCGGATCGGGTGCTGCTGGTGGATGCCGCCGAGCTCGGCGAGAAGGCGGGCACCCTCAAGGTGATCCCCCCCGACACCATAGCCGACATGTTCATCTTCTCGACCCACAACATGCCGCTGAACTTTCTCATCGACGAGCTCAAGCGCTTCGTGCCCGAGGTGATCTTCGTCGGGGTGCAACCCGCCATCGTCGCCTTCTCCTTCCCCATGACCGGGATGGTGAGCGGCGCCATGGATTACCTCCATCAGCATCTGGATACCGCCAAGGATACCAAGTTGTTAATCCGCCAGCTCGCCCAGTGGAATAAGGTCAACGACGCGGCACTATAA